CTCGAGGAAGTCCCGATAGGCCTTGCGGTTGAGGAAGAGCACGTCGGTCCCCTGCTTCTTCATGGCTTCGGCAAAGGCAGGATCCTTCGCGACCTTCGCGCAGACGTCCTCCATCTTGGCGAGCGCCGCCTCGGGCGTCCCCTTGGGCGCAACGAACCCGCGGGCCGTTGTCCAGGTGACGTTGATGCCCAGCTCCTTCAGCGTCGGCAGGTCAGGCACCTCGGGATGCCGCTTGTCCGTGGCGATGGCCAGGAGCTTCATCTTGCCGGCCTTCACCTTGTCGATCTGGGTCAGGTTGGTCTCGGCCAGCTCGATGTGGCCGCCCATCAGGGCCGTCATGCGCGGCGCCGTCCCCTCGTAGGTCACGTACTTCCACTTGATCTTCGTCTCCCGCTCGATCATGGCGGGGAAGAAATGGCTCGTGGAGCCGAGGGTTGCCCCCACCTTGATCTCGTTCGGGCGCTTCTTTGAATCCTCCAGGAGCTCCTGCATCGACTTCCAGGGCGCGTTCGGGCTGGCGGCGAGAATGGACGCCGTGCCTGTCGCCAGGCAGATGGGCTCGAAGTCCTTGTAGCTCACGTCGGATACCGCGGTGTAGTAGGTCGTGTGGATGTAGTCGTGAGTGGAGTAGATCGTGTAGCCGTCGGGTGGCGACCCCTTGGCCTCCTTGGCGCCCTTCGTCCCTGAGGCGCCGGTGATGTTCGCGATGACGATCGGCTGGGGCAGGTACTTCTTGGCGACCTCCGCCCACACCCGCTTGATGGCGTCGGTGTCTCCGCCGGCGGCCCAGGGGACGATCATCTTGACCGGGCGCTCGGGATAGGCGGCGAGGCCGAGCGACGCCAGCGATCCGAGCAGGATCACGGCGACGACGAACGCAAGCGCTTTCCTCATGGGAGTCCTCCGCTCAGGGAAGAAGTGTGAAACGCCGCCCAATCATAGCAACCGCTCGGATGCCAAATCAAGCGGCCGTGCTATGATCGAGGGCCAGAGGCGAGCCGATGGCCGCTGTGACCCGACTGAGAGCCCCGCTCGAGCGGCTCTACCGCGAGTTCAACTGGGCCGCTCGCATCGACAGGGACGCGATCCAGTTCCCCCTCCGCTACACCGAACCGCTGGATCGCGAGATCGTTGGCCTCCTGACAGCGTGCCTGGCCTATGGCCGGGTGGATCTCTTCGCGCCGTGGGTCCAATGGGTGCTGGGCCGGATGGGAGCGTCGCCGTCCCGCTTCGTCCTGGGGTTCGACCCGCGGAAGGATACCGGCGTGTTCGACGGCTTCCACTACCGCTTTAACCGGCCCCGCGACCTCGCCGCCTTCTGCCTGGCCTGCCAGCGCCTGCTCAACCGTCACGGGAGCCTCGGCGCCTTCTTCCTCTCCGGCTACGCGCCGGGAGATCCCGACGTCGGCCCGGCGCTGGAGCGCTTCGCCCGGGGCTTCCTATCCCAGGACCTGAGGCCGGTCTTCCCGAAGGGACGTCTCTCGCGCGGCTACCGGCACCTCTTCCCGTTGCCGTCCCGCGGCGGGCCGTGCAAGCGCCTCCACCTCTTTCTCCGCTGGATGGTGCGGCGCGAGCCGCCCGATTTCGGCCTCTGGCCCGAGGTGCCGCCGGCCAAGCTCCTGATCCCGGTGGACACCCACGTGGAGAACATGAGCCGGGCGATCGGTCTGACCCGGCGCAAGAGTCGCACGTGGCGGATGGCTGAGGAGATTACGCGGAAGCTCCGACTGCTGGAGCCCGGGGATCCCGTGAAGTACGACTTCTCCCTCTGCCACAAGCGGATGTCGGGGGACTGCCGCGACCGCCGCGACCCGGTCGTCTGCCCGCC
This region of Candidatus Rokuibacteriota bacterium genomic DNA includes:
- a CDS encoding tripartite tricarboxylate transporter substrate binding protein — translated: MRKALAFVVAVILLGSLASLGLAAYPERPVKMIVPWAAGGDTDAIKRVWAEVAKKYLPQPIVIANITGASGTKGAKEAKGSPPDGYTIYSTHDYIHTTYYTAVSDVSYKDFEPICLATGTASILAASPNAPWKSMQELLEDSKKRPNEIKVGATLGSTSHFFPAMIERETKIKWKYVTYEGTAPRMTALMGGHIELAETNLTQIDKVKAGKMKLLAIATDKRHPEVPDLPTLKELGINVTWTTARGFVAPKGTPEAALAKMEDVCAKVAKDPAFAEAMKKQGTDVLFLNRKAYRDFLEKNDALIAELAKSLGYSPKK
- a CDS encoding TIGR02757 family protein produces the protein MAAVTRLRAPLERLYREFNWAARIDRDAIQFPLRYTEPLDREIVGLLTACLAYGRVDLFAPWVQWVLGRMGASPSRFVLGFDPRKDTGVFDGFHYRFNRPRDLAAFCLACQRLLNRHGSLGAFFLSGYAPGDPDVGPALERFARGFLSQDLRPVFPKGRLSRGYRHLFPLPSRGGPCKRLHLFLRWMVRREPPDFGLWPEVPPAKLLIPVDTHVENMSRAIGLTRRKSRTWRMAEEITRKLRLLEPGDPVKYDFSLCHKRMSGDCRDRRDPVVCPPCGLRAVCRHWKGRR